The window TGTAAGATATAAGCACCAACAAAGGCAAAAATTATTCCAAAGATAAAACCTTCGATTGATTTTTTAGGACTGGCTTTTAGAAGCCCCCTATGCTTCCCGAATGCCATACCCAGAAAATAGGCAAATGTATCTGTAGTCCAGATCAGTATTATTAATGAAATGACCAGATATTCACCATTTTCAAGACCTCGAAGTCTATAGACAAAAGAGTAGAGTAATGGTTGATAAACAATGGCAAAGGTAGCTAAAGCCAATCTATTGGTTGCACCTTCAATTCTGTTGGCAAAAATGTCATAGGCGGCAATAATGAGCAGTATAGCAAGAAATGAGATTATAATACCTTCCTGCCCAAAAAACAATACCAACCAGAGAAAAATCAAACCGAGTGGTATAACGCAACATGGTATCACCCCGTATTTCTGTTTAAAAAGCTGCCTTAATTCATAAAGCCCAACAACAGTAAAGATTGATAGCATAATCATAAGAGGAATATCTCCCCTCAACAACGCTACTAAAATCAGGGGGATAAAAATAACTGCTACTATGATTCTTTTCAGGACTATCATTATTCTGACGCTCCAAATCTTCTTTTTCTTTTCTGATAATCTAATATTGCCTTAATGAATTCTACTCGGTTAAAATCAGGCCAAAGTGTTTCAGTGAACCATAACTCAGCATAGGCAGATTGCCAAATGAGAAAGTTGGAAAGCCGTAGCTCACCACTAGTTCTTATCAATAGATCGGGATCGGGCATATCACCGGTATAGAGATATTTCCGCAGCAGTTTATCATCTATCTCTTCCTCTTTGAGAAGACCTTTTTGATGATCTTTGAGCATCTTCTGAGCCATCTCTACTAACTCTTGCCTGCCACCGTAGTTCATTGCTACATTAAGATTTAAACCTGTATTATCCCAACTCTTTTTACAGGTTCTAGTTATCTTGTGGTAATACTTTTCATCCAATCCCTTCTTACTCCCGATAAAACGGACTACAATATTGTTTTTTGCTAGTTCATCTATCTCTTTTAGAAGTGTATCCATAATCAGTTTCAGTAATCCATGCACTTCCGTTTTGGGACGTCGCCAGTTCTCTGTTGAGAAGGCATAAATAGTCAGATAATGCAACCCAATCTCTACACTAGATTCTACCACTTCTCGGACTGCATTTGCCCCATGTTTGTGACCATTCAAGCGAGTAGTGTTATGACGTCTAGCCCATCTCCCATTGCCGTCCATTATAATCCCGATATGCTCTGGTAGTTTATCTTGATTCACTAAAGCCAACAACTCTTTGTATTTTTCCATACCCACTTCCTTATAAAATCTAACCCGTAAACTTTTTGTCTCTATTACTTTCTTTCAAGTGCTTTATTCTTGAGAAACTCATAAATAAAACCGTCTAGATCACCCTCCATTACTGCACTCAAATTTCCTGTTTCATAATCAGTACGATGATCTTTAACCATCTGATACGGATGAAAAACATATGAACGGATCTGATTTCCCCATCCGATATCTGTTTTTTGCTTTTCTACTGCTTCCTTTTCCTGATCTTGAATCTCTTCGTAATATTTATAAAGCCGAGAGCGAAGTAATCTCATTGCTGTCTCACGATTTTTAATCTGAGATCTCTCTTTTTGGCATTGTACAATGATCCCGGTCGGTAAGTGTGTTATTCTGACAGCAGAGTCAGTAGTATTAACATGCTGACCTCCTGCCCCACTAGCCCTGTAGGTATCAATCTTTAAGTCGTTAGGGCTAATCTCTACCTCTATCTCATCTTCAACAATGGGATAAACAAATATTGAAGCAAAGGAGGTCTGTCGTTTTCCCTGTGCATTAAAAGGTGAAATACGAACTAATCTATGAACTCCAGACTCACACTTTAAAAAACCATAAACATAAGATCCACTGATCTCCATTGTTACACTCTTTATCCCTGCCTCTTCTCCGGGAAGCAGATCATCTATAGAAACCTTGAAACCTTTATTGTCTGCCCAACGACGATACATTCTCATCAACATCTCTGCCCAATCTTGAGATTCTGTGCCACCAGCTCCGGGATGAATTGTCAAGATAGCATCATTGCTATCATCTGGCTCATTCAAAATAAATTCAATTTCTATTTTCTTGCTTATATTTTTGTACTCTTTATACTTAGATATTGCTTCGTTAAGAAATTCCTCGTTATCTTCTTCTTCTATAAGTAGTTGATAGGTTTCCAGATCACTGATGATTTTCTGTAATTCATTATCTTTTTCTATCTTCTCACGTAGAAGGGTTAACTCCTTAGTAATGGTTTTTGCAGCTTTTTGATCTGACCAGAATCCGGGTTCATTGGTTTTTATTTCTAATTGAGAAATATTGTGAGATATTCCCTTTATATCAAAGATACCTCCGAATTTCCTGTAATTTCTCTACTAAACTCTCAATTTCTCTAATTAACTCTTGTGAATCCATATTGATCTCCTCAATTATTGTTTATATCTTTCGTTTATTTTTCTTAAGACTTTTCTGCCCCTTCTTTGACTCGACAAACAATATTAACTACTTCCAAGGGATCAAATAATCCTTCGCTTCTTCGTTAAAATACCTGTCGGTCATTGTTGCTATAAAATCTCTCACTTGTTCTGGAGGCGAGAAATGCTGTAAATACTCTTCACTTTTGTTGTCTAAAAAATGTTTGAATACCTTTGAATCCCTGTTCTCCTTCTCAATATCAACCATATATTTTTCAAAGAGGAGCGCCATAGATCTTTCAATCATATCATTATACGCTTTGACATTGTCATTATGATAGATTCTCTCATAATTGAATTTCTTCAGTTTTTCCAGATAGTGAGAAGTCTCCTCATCAAAGGAAACATAATCTTTTTCGTAACTATTTTGAACAACGCTCTTTATCAAAGTATCAACAATATCACTATTCCTATTGCCTAGATATTTAGCACAATCTTCAGGCAACTCTTCTCGTTTCAATATATTAAATCTAATCGCATCCTCAATATCCTGCCCTATATAGGCAACTGTATCGGTTATTCTTACTACGCAACCCTCCAAATTAGCCGGCATCCAATTTTCTACTTTGTTTCCTCTATTTACTACTTGGATATAATTTTGCAGATCTTGCTCTTTTTTTGTTCTTTTGGGATATAATCTCGTATTATGTACTTCACCGTCATGAGAAAGAATTCCATCTCGAACCTGAAAGGTTAGATTAAGCCCGTTACCACGTCTCGCTATATAATCTACGATGTGAAGACTTTCGATATTATGATGGAACTCTCCTATGCCGTATTTTAGGCAGCAATCGTTCAATGCCTTCTCTCCATCATGCCCAAACGGAGGGTGTCCTAAATCATGCCCCAAAGCAATAGCTTCGATCAGATCTTCATTTAATCTCAATAACTTGCCGATTGTACGAGATATTTGTGAAACATAAGTTGTATGCAGACTCCTGTTAGTCATCTCTTCATCGAACATATTAGAAAATGAAAAGACCTGTGTTTTACCTTGATAACGTCGATACGAGCCACTATAGAGGATTCGGTCTCTATCGAGCACAAAATCTGTCCTTAATCTTGTTCGCGTTTCTTCTCTTAACCTATATGCTTCTCTATTTCTGCAAGCATAGGGTGATAAATGCTCTTCTGCTATTTTATGGCTTTCTTCGTAAATCTTCTTTAATTCTTGTCTCTTGATCATCTTTATTACCTCTTGATAAATCGCATATAGTATGGAGGATAGCCCTTTTTCTTTAGTTTTTGTTCAAAATGAGTCTCAATATGGCCATCAAACGGTTCTCTACTAAATCCTTCCGGATAAAAAGACGTAAATCGGTCATTATCCCTGAAGTGTTTGACTATCCATTTCATATATTCCTCATGATCCGTAGTTACAAGGACCTCTCCCTCATCCTGTAATATCTTAAACAGACTCACCAAAAATCCATTTTGAATGAGACGGTTTTTAAAATGTTTCCTTTTCGGCCATGGATCAGGATGAAAGATATAAATCCTCTCAACAGATCCGGATTCTATCATTTTTAGAAACTCTTCATCAACTTTCACTTTCATCAATCTAACATTAGAATGTTTTTCCATATCTAACTTTTTTAGCATTGTAACAATTCTTTTATGCTTCAGTTCTAGACCTAGGAAATTTCTATCAGGTTCTAAAAGAGCTATTTCGACAATGAACTCTCCTCGCCCACATCCTATCTCAATGTGCACGGGTCGATCATTATGAAAAATCTCCTCAAACCTAATTTTATTCCTTACTGCTTCACACAGGAAGAATTCTTCTTTATCTTTCATTGATATATTCTCGCTTGTCAAGTCTATTTTATCAGATAACCTTTTTTAATCATATGCTAAAATTGATTAGGGTTTTCTTAATTGTTAAAAGGTATAAGCTTGATTCCTAAACACCTGTTCAAAACATGGATACATTCGTTATACCTTTGTATTAAAGAAGAACATTAAGTTGGATGACTCAAAGTTAATCTTTACTCCTCGGATGCGCCTGTTTATAGATTTTCAATAGATCTGTATGAGAAATATGGGTATATTTCTCTGTCGTTGAAAGGTTACTATGCCCGAGCATCTCTTGGATGGCTCTTAGGTCAGCACCTCTGGAAAGCAAATGCGTTGCAAAGGAATGTCTTATTGTGTGAGGAGTATATCCCTTTGTACGAGCTACTAATCTAATATATCTATCCAAAATAGCTCTAATTTCATCTGGATGTAGAGGTTTCCCGCTTTTAGAGAGAAACAAGGATTCATCACTATATTTGGATAAAAACTTATACCTTATCTTTTCATATTCTTCCAAATGTTCCTTAGCTATTTTGCCAATCGGTACTAACCTTATTTTATTCCCTTTCCCCAAGACCCTTATCATACCTTTTTTCAGATCAATATCTTTTCGCTGGCAACCGGCTATTTCTGAGATACGTAATCCGCTGGAATACATCAATTCCATTATAGCTCTATTCCTTTTCCCAAATTTACTTGTAGTGTCAGGTATATTTAAGAGAGTTTCCATCTCCTTTTCGGTAAAATATGTAGGAATATAAGATTCTGTCTTAGGCATTGACATCCCTGTCAGCGGATTATGTGTTAAAATACCTTGTCTTACAGCAAAAATAAAGAAATTATTAATTGCTGTCATTTTACGCGAAAGGGTTTTATTACAGCGTTTAGTAACACTCAATTCCCTCAGATAGTCACGCATCATTAACTTTGTTATCACTTCAGGTATGACTACTTCACCTTCAAAGTACTTAGATACATAACCAAAAAACTGCTCTATATCACTGACATATGCTCTTACAGTATGCTCTGATGCACCCGTAGATTTCAGATATTGCCTGTAAAGATCTATCTTATCTTTCATATCGTTAAACCTGATTTACTAATGTAACTCTATCTACTAATTTAGTTTCCTCGTCAAGAATTCTCTTCTTACACATATCCCTGCGACAATAATACTGTGAGAGGCTGAACTTTTATTGAGGCAAAAATGGCGGACGATTATAGAATAAAAAATCAATAATTACGATATAATTTCAAATATTTATTGACTTTTTCCTCAATGTATCTTCATTACCAACATGTTCAAAAATGAAAAAAGAAAAAATGATGTTGGATCTATTGAGAGCATTGATTTACTTTAAGGATTGTAGATAAATATGTTATCATTCGAATTTAAAGCAAGTGAATATTATCCTGACCTGATTACTAACAAGGCAATCTTTCAGCAAACAGCTTTTACGGAAAGAGAGATACCCCGTTTTGTTGCCGAATCGATTATTGCAGATTTCATGAAGGAAGGCACAGAACTAACAGATATTATTCGGGATCAAATAAACGGTTTTATTGAGAATCATGTACCCCACAAGTCACAAAGAGGTGAACTCAAACAAAAATTTCTTAGTTTTGAAGTAGTAAACCTATTAGATAATTATTCTGTTGCAGTAAACAATAATAATGACGAAAAGTACCTACGGATACCATTTTTAAACCTCAATTATGCCGGAGTGATAGCAAAGATTGTTCAAGACAATGAAAATCTTCTCAAACAAGGGGTCTGGGGAATTGGTGAACTTTTTTATGTTCCTTCACCAGACAAATCGGGCGAAGGACAAGTCTGGATGCTTAACTTTCAACCATACAAAACAAAACCAGTAGATCTAATTGCCTTTATTGAGTATCGTAAATTTTTCAATATCACTGAATGGATAGATTTACTTATTTCTTCAATGGGGATAAATCCCGTTGATAATGAAGAACAACAAAAGTTAATACTGCTATCAAGACTAATCCCTTTATTAGAACCAAGTATCAATTTAATTGAGTTGTCATCAACAAAAGATAGATCTTTGAAGATGGATCGGTTCTCACATTATGCAAGTGTTACTCAAGGACCCAGAATCTCGCATGAAACTCTCTTCTATAACCCAAAGATTTTTGTCTCAGGACTCTTAAAACGCTATGATACAATTATGATTGATAATACAAAACATATTAAAGATGATGATAGCGGAAAACTCCTTACTAAGTTGATTACATATCTTAAAATAGGCAAATTCTTTGACGGTAGTTCTGAGACCACTGCCAATACAAATTTAGTGTTATCAACAGACATTAGTTTAGATGAGCATAATATCCCGGTTAATTACGATATGAGCTGCTTCCAAGAACTCCCTCCATTTCTTCAGAAAACCGAGTTAATAGAACTATTCGATGGTGTTATTCAAGATTGGCATCTTCCTACTCCAATCCATGATACACCATCCGAATATATCGGTCTTAAGGGTTATATCTTTGCCGAATTACTTCACGAGCTCAGAAGACACAAGTATTACTCTAACTGTGTTAAGCAAAATATTCGGTTGAACGGATCAGAAGATATGAAAGACCAAAAAGCGATTCTCAAAATGGCTACAGCCTACTATAAACTTTTATTCCCACATCAACAACTTACACTTGCTGAATTCAACCATTACTGTTTGCAACCTGCGATAGAGTTAAGACAAACCCTCCGTGATGAACTTCATAAACTAAACAAATGCGTACCAAAGGTTACACTTGCTATAAAATAGGACAAACTCCTACAACTGGTAACAACTCTCGCAGATTTCATTTTCTTCATTATTGCTTTCATACTATACCACTCGTTGTAGCTAATTCTTTATCAACGTTGCCTCCCTTCATTCATTAGGCACCCTACGAGTCGGCCCTATCCGACTCGTAGGATGCCTAAAGGTTGACCTAATGTTAAATATTTGATAATCAGAGATAAAACAAGTTGAACCAAAACAAAAAAGCCCTCTTTAAGAGGGCTTTAATATGGCTCCGGAAGAGGGATTCGAACCCCCGACCTAGTGGTTAACAGCCACCCGCTCTACCGCTGAGCTATTCCGGAATATTAACTAAGAACGAATACAGCAAAAAAAAGTCGGTATCTTCGTCAAGTAGTATTTTTCAATCTTAATTGTTTTGATGAAGATCCAGGCTGTATGGTCTTCCGATCTGTTTATTATATCTTTTCTATGATACAGAGAACTTCGTCTTTACCCGCATTATCTCCGGCATTCTTGGTAATGAGTTTCACTATACCGTCACTGTGAGCAGTAAGGTTATTATACATCTTCATTGCTTCCAGAACAACAACTGTATCTCCTGCTTTAACTGTATCTCCGACTTGAACTTTATACTCAACCACCATTCCGGGAATAGGAGCAACGATTTCATCTTCACCTACATCGGCATGAACTTCATCTTTAGCCGGTTGGGCTGGTTTTGCCTGCGGTTTAGCAGGTGTCGGAGCAGGTCTCTTAACTACAGGAGCAGTTTTAGGAGTTGCTATAGTGCCTGGATTGGCTGAAACCTTAACAGGATGATGTTGATCAACTTCTACTTCAACTTTAAAATATTCATCGTCAACAAAGACATTAAAACTTCTGAGGTTTTCCGGTTTTTGAATAGTTTCTTTCTTTGACTTTTCTACTAATTCCCCTGCTAATGCTTTCTTGATCAATTCTTGTTCCCTTTGGCAATCTTCATCAGTACGAGGTTTGACTTCAGCAGGTATCTCTTCCAATCCGTATTTCCACTTAAGGAATTTTTTACCTGTTACTGGATAGAGTGCTACTATCAAAACGTCATCCAGATCTTTTGCTAATCCCTCAACCTCTTTTTCAACTTTGGGTAGTTCAGGTTCCAATACATCACCGGGACGAACAGAAATCGGTTTTTCACCTCGTGGATAGTCTTTTAGTGCCCTTTTCTGTACTTCAGGATTTATTGGAGCGGGAGTTGCGCCATAGAGACCATAACAAAGATCTTTTACCTGTTCTGTGATATTCTTATATTCACCTCGGTATGAATCAAACAGGACGTTATTGACTGCTTGAATACCGACGATCTGACTCGTTGGAGTTACCAAGGGAACCTGCCCCAGATCTTTTCTGACCTCCGGAAGAATCTCGAACACTTCATCAAGCTTATCTAAAGCATTCATCTGGCGCAGTTGATTGACAAGATTGGAAAGCATACCACCGGGAGTTTGATGTAATATAACATTTGTATCAATGATCGACATTTTCGTGTCATCTAGGAAACAGCGATATTTAGGAGTTACTTTTTCTAACTGTCGGTCAATCTCAGCTAAGAGTTCGATATCGAAACCTGTATCTCTGGAAGTACCGTATAGAGAGACAACAATCGGCTCAACAGCAGGATGAGAAGTTCGATAAGCATAAGGTGCTAAGCAAGTATCGACAAGATCGACACCAGCTTCTATAGCTTTGAATATTGCCAGATCACCCATACCGGAAGTAAAATGAGTATGAAGATGAATAGGAACGTTCAAATGAGCTTTGAGTGCTTTCACAAGATTATAGGCATCATATGGTGAGATCAATCCCGCCATATCTTTGATACAGACGGTTTCTGCACCCATTTCTTCTAATTGTTTACCTTTCTGCAGATAATAATCAATATTATAGATTTCTCCACCCATTCTATATTCGGTTAAAGAATAACAAATCGTCCCTTGAAAATGTTTACCGTTCTTCTTGATTATTTTTAGTGCAGTCTCAAAATTTCGAAAGTCATTAAGAGCATCAAAGACACGAAAAATATCAATACCATTATCACAGGCACGTTGGACAAAAGCTTCAACTATATCATCGGCATAATTACGGTATCCAACAAGATTCTGACCGCGGAGTAACATAGAGAAAGGGGTATTTTTAATATGTTTCTTGAGGGTTCTGATCCTCTCCCAAGGATCTTCTCCCAGAAAACGATGCATGGTATCAAAAGTAGCTCCTCCCCAGACTTCCATGGAATAGAAACCTACCTGATCTATCAATTCTGCAACCGGCAACATATCTTCCGTTCTACCTCGTGTTGCGAAGATCGATTGATGTCCATCCCTAAATGTTAGATCCTGTATTTTGATAGGATTTGGAGCTTGGGGTCTATCCTTTTTATATTTCATATCTGTCATCGTAACAGCATTATGTTTATCGAAGTTAAATTTCTTAATCTCCTCTTGATTCATGAAACCTCCACAAATATATTTTATCTTTTTACTATTCTTCTTTGAAATCTATCCCGATTGATCATCGTCATCTGCCTACTATATGCAGACCAATTAGTCGGTTGATTTGTTAATTCTCTATCAATTGTCGCAGAACTTCTTTCTTTCTCTTCCTGTAGATAATACATAACTCCTGCAACTGCTGCTTTTTTCTTCTTATCTTGATCCATATGTAACTCCTATACGGGTAAATTGCCGTGCTTCTTAGGTGGCAGTGACTCGCTTTTATATATCATAACTTCCAAGGCATCTATTATGCGTGCTCTGGTTTCGGAAGGACGAATGACTGCATCTATGTATCCTCTTTCGGCAGCTATATATGGATTATTAAACGCTTCCTCATATTCTTGGATCTTTTCCTGACGCTTTTTAGCGGGATCTTCTGCCTCTTTGATCTCTTTACGATAGCTGGATATAATATTCGCCGCACCCTGTGCTCCCATAACAGCTATTTCCGCAGTAGGCCAAGCAAAGACCATATCAGCTCCCAGATGTTGAGAACTCATAGCAATATAAGAACCACCATAATTCTTGCGGGTTACTATCGTCAGTTTGGGTACTGTTGCTTCTGAATAACACCAGAGTAATTTAGCTCCATGTCTGATTATACCACCCCATTCCTGATGTGTTCCGGGAAGGTATCCGGGAACATCGACCAGGGTTAGTAGTGGTATATTGAAAGCATCACAAACTCTTACAAAACGAGATGCCTTATCAGAAGCGTCAATATCGAGACAACCAGCTAATACAAGCGGTTGATTAGCTACAATACCGACCACTCTGCCATTCAAACGGGCAAAACCAATGATTACATTAGTTGCATAATACTGATGTGGTTCAAAAAAGATACCGTCATCCACGATAGAATGGATAACATCCTTCATATCATAACCGGTTTTGGGGTTATCCGGTATAAGAGAATCTAATTCCGGACACAAGCGATGAGGATCGTCACTGCACTTTATCATTAGAGGATCTTCCATGTTATTGCTGGGGAGATAGCTTAAAAGATTTTTTACCTGCTCTATTGTGTCAGCATCATCCTCACAAGCAAAATGGGCGTTTCCACTTTTAGTGTTATGCGCCATTGCTCCACCTAAATCCTCGAAGTTCGTATCTTCGCCTGTTACCGTTTTAATAACTTCAGGACCAGTAATGAACATATAGCTGGTATGTTTTACCATAAAGACAAAATCGGTCATGGCTGGTGAATAGACAGCACCACCGGCACAAGGTCCCATAATCACTGATATTTGAGGAATAACACCCGATGCTCTGGAATTACGGAAAAAGATATTACCATAGCCATACAGAGAATCCACTCCCTCCTCTACTCTGGCACCACCGGAGTCATTCATACCAACAACAGGAACTCCCGCTTTGAGAGCTAAATCCATTATCTTGACTATCTTCTGAGCATGCTTTTCTCCCAAAGAACCACCACGGGACGTAAAATCCTGCGCATAAGCAAAGATCGGTCTGCCATTCACTAAACCATGCCCAGTGATCACTCCGTCAGCCGGGATTTCTATCTTTGGCATACCAAAATTATTGCAGCGATGCTTGACAAACATATCTATTTCACGAAAAGACCCTTCATCAAATAGTAGATTAATTCTTTCTCGGGCTGAAAGCTTTCCTTTATCATGCTGTGCTTGAATTTTATCAGCACCACCCATTTCCAAAATCTTTTTTTCTCTCTCTAAGAGCTGCTCAATCTTTTCATTATTAGTACTCATAGACACTCCTATACAGCGATTAATCAAATCATGTAATATTTTTAAGAACTAAGTTTTTAAGCAAGTTTTTTATCAGAATTGATTGGTTTCTAAATCGAATGATATTATTTAAGCAAGATATATACTGGGAAATTACATGGAGAGGGTTTGAATCAAAAGTATGATGGAGAAATACTTGAGAAAAAACCCGCCTTAACAAGACGGGCTATAATAATACTTTTTAAGTAATTAGCCTATTTTAGACTGGAGATTCTGGAGAAGAGGGACATACTTCTTAATCAAGTCGTCAATTGCTTCTTTCCCTAATTCTTCTAATTTTAATCTCTTAATAGCAGCAACTGTCTTGAACATAGCTACTGTGTCTTCATCGAGTCTGAATGTCAAGCGAACTGCTTTTGATTCATCAAACTCGGTAGTTGTTTTTCTTGGTCTTCCTCGTGGCATTTTTACACCTCACAATTTTTTGTACGAGACCTATAAAAATGCAGAGGAAAAAACGTCAAGTTTTTTCCGAAAATAAAATCTCATTTTGATTAGTTAATAGACACATCAGAAAAGGATTTTGACTTGATGGTCGCATATTAAGTATTTTAATCAATAAAGTGGATAAAAATTATCAAACAAAAAGCTTTACAAAGAATTGCCCCTATTAGTATGAAATGTTTAAAGAAAATACTGGTTCTAATATGATGTAGTATTGATAGTATATATTGATTACTAGGATTGCGAGATAGAAAAATATGTTAATAAAACCAAAGTTGATAAAGATAATAGTTCTTCAATGTTTGATCGTGCTTGTAATTTGCCCCTTTGTGTATGCAACCATTGAGATCAATAATGAGGTTTATTTTGAAGATCTAACCAAACGTCAATTAGAACGATACTTACAAAAGAATTATCATGATAGTTACGACCAATTTGTTAAAAGCAGTATTTTTTACGATTTTATGACCTTTAATTATCAAGAGAGTTATAAGTTCTATCATTTTGAGACAAGAATTATTCGTAGTTCTTTCTTTAATCTTGATTTCCTTACAAAGCCCTTTAATAATTTTTTTGAAATGATCCCTTACGAAGATTATTATGATATCTTTGATCAATACTATTTAAGTGATATTGAGATTCTTTCGCTCAGTGATTGGGGAAAATTACGCATCAACTTGAGTGATTTGACTCAAGGTGATTATTTTATGAAGTTAAATATTAACTTCTTCCGCATCAGAAATTAAGAGAGAAACTGATTAATGAGTGATTTCAAACTCTTTTCAAAATATCAACCGACAGGAGATCAACCTGAAGCTATAGAAGAACTCTTAACCAGTTTAAAGGAGAATCGCAAATATCAGGTACTGTTAGGTGTAACGGGCTCCGGAAAAACATTTACTATAGCTAATGTCATTGCCAAAATAAACAAACCTACATTAATCATTTCTCATAATAAAACTCTGGCTGCTCAGCTCTATGGAGAATTCAAGCAGTTGTTTCCCGAGAATGCCGTTGAGTACTTCATCAGTTATTATGATTATTATCAACCGGAAGCTTATGTCCCTACTAAAGATCTGTATATCGAGAAGGATACTGATATCAACGAACAAATAGATAAACTTCGCCTTAGGGCTACTATGTCTTTGATGGAACGCAGAGATACAATTATAGTGGCAAGTGTCTCCTGTATCTATGGTTTGGGAATTCCTCAAGATTATAAAGAAGCGCTAATATCACTCAAAACAGGTGATGTTATAGAAAGACAGGATCTATTAGAAAGGTTGATAACTATACACTACGGTAGAAATGATATAGCTTTTGAAAGAGGGACATTCAGAGTGCTCGGTGATGTAGTAGAGATCTATCCTGCTTATATGGAACACTCTATCAGGATCGAGTTCTTTGATAATGTTATAGAAAGAATTACTAGAATAAATCCTATCGATAATAAGATTTTGGAAGTAGTCGATAATTACTCTGTATATCCCGCAAAGCACTTCATTACGACACAGGAAAAACTTGAAAGAGCAATAGAATCGATCAAACAGGAATTAGATGAGCAAATAAGGATTTTCATTAGTCAAAATAAGCTTATAGAAGCCCAAAGAATAGAACAACGCACACTCTATGATATTGATATGTTAAAAGAGTTGAATTATTGCTCGGGGATTGAAAACTATTCTCGGCATCTTAGTGGAGTACCTGCCGGTTCACCACCCTTCTGTTTAATGAATTACTTCCCCGAAGACTATCTCGTTATAATTGATGAGTCTCATGCAACCATTCCGCAAATAAATGCTATGTATGGTGGAGATGTATCAAGAAAGAGAAATCTTGTAGATTATGGGTTTCGTCTTCCTTCTGCTTATGATAACCGCCCACTAACTTTTTATGAATTTGATCAATTACTTAATCAAGTAATCTTCGTTTCAGCCACTCCCGGTGATTATGAATTGGAAAAGACATATGGTGTCTTTGTGGAACAGATTATTAGACCTACAGGTTTACCTGATCCACAGATCGTAATTAAACCATTAGCAACCCAAGTTGACGACTTGTTAGAAGAGATTCGGCTCAGAGTAAATGATCGAGATGAA is drawn from Candidatus Cloacimonadota bacterium and contains these coding sequences:
- the prfB gene encoding peptide chain release factor 2 (programmed frameshift), which produces MDSQELIREIESLVEKLQEIRGIFDIKGISHNISQLEIKTNEPGFWSDQKAAKTITKELTLLREKIEKDNELQKIISDLETYQLLIEEEDNEEFLNEAISKYKEYKNISKKIEIEFILNEPDDSNDAILTIHPGAGGTESQDWAEMLMRMYRRWADNKGFKVSIDDLLPGEEAGIKSVTMEISGSYVYGFLKCESGVHRLVRISPFNAQGKRQTSFASIFVYPIVEDEIEVEISPNDLKIDTYRASGAGGQHVNTTDSAVRITHLPTGIIVQCQKERSQIKNRETAMRLLRSRLYKYYEEIQDQEKEAVEKQKTDIGWGNQIRSYVFHPYQMVKDHRTDYETGNLSAVMEGDLDGFIYEFLKNKALERK
- a CDS encoding tyrosine-type recombinase/integrase, giving the protein MKDKIDLYRQYLKSTGASEHTVRAYVSDIEQFFGYVSKYFEGEVVIPEVITKLMMRDYLRELSVTKRCNKTLSRKMTAINNFFIFAVRQGILTHNPLTGMSMPKTESYIPTYFTEKEMETLLNIPDTTSKFGKRNRAIMELMYSSGLRISEIAGCQRKDIDLKKGMIRVLGKGNKIRLVPIGKIAKEHLEEYEKIRYKFLSKYSDESLFLSKSGKPLHPDEIRAILDRYIRLVARTKGYTPHTIRHSFATHLLSRGADLRAIQEMLGHSNLSTTEKYTHISHTDLLKIYKQAHPRSKD
- a CDS encoding isoprenyl transferase: MEKYKELLALVNQDKLPEHIGIIMDGNGRWARRHNTTRLNGHKHGANAVREVVESSVEIGLHYLTIYAFSTENWRRPKTEVHGLLKLIMDTLLKEIDELAKNNIVVRFIGSKKGLDEKYYHKITRTCKKSWDNTGLNLNVAMNYGGRQELVEMAQKMLKDHQKGLLKEEEIDDKLLRKYLYTGDMPDPDLLIRTSGELRLSNFLIWQSAYAELWFTETLWPDFNRVEFIKAILDYQKRKRRFGASE
- a CDS encoding HD domain-containing protein encodes the protein MIKRQELKKIYEESHKIAEEHLSPYACRNREAYRLREETRTRLRTDFVLDRDRILYSGSYRRYQGKTQVFSFSNMFDEEMTNRSLHTTYVSQISRTIGKLLRLNEDLIEAIALGHDLGHPPFGHDGEKALNDCCLKYGIGEFHHNIESLHIVDYIARRGNGLNLTFQVRDGILSHDGEVHNTRLYPKRTKKEQDLQNYIQVVNRGNKVENWMPANLEGCVVRITDTVAYIGQDIEDAIRFNILKREELPEDCAKYLGNRNSDIVDTLIKSVVQNSYEKDYVSFDEETSHYLEKLKKFNYERIYHNDNVKAYNDMIERSMALLFEKYMVDIEKENRDSKVFKHFLDNKSEEYLQHFSPPEQVRDFIATMTDRYFNEEAKDYLIPWK
- the trmB gene encoding tRNA (guanosine(46)-N7)-methyltransferase TrmB, with the protein product MKDKEEFFLCEAVRNKIRFEEIFHNDRPVHIEIGCGRGEFIVEIALLEPDRNFLGLELKHKRIVTMLKKLDMEKHSNVRLMKVKVDEEFLKMIESGSVERIYIFHPDPWPKRKHFKNRLIQNGFLVSLFKILQDEGEVLVTTDHEEYMKWIVKHFRDNDRFTSFYPEGFSREPFDGHIETHFEQKLKKKGYPPYYMRFIKR
- a CDS encoding phosphatidate cytidylyltransferase encodes the protein MIVLKRIIVAVIFIPLILVALLRGDIPLMIMLSIFTVVGLYELRQLFKQKYGVIPCCVIPLGLIFLWLVLFFGQEGIIISFLAILLIIAAYDIFANRIEGATNRLALATFAIVYQPLLYSFVYRLRGLENGEYLVISLIILIWTTDTFAYFLGMAFGKHRGLLKASPKKSIEGFIFGIIFAFVGAYILHLLFREFVTMRIMFLAAISAGIFGQFGDLLESLIKRDVGVKDSSNIIPGHGGVLDRFDSFVIAAPAFYILYSIFV